From a region of the Helianthus annuus cultivar XRQ/B chromosome 5, HanXRQr2.0-SUNRISE, whole genome shotgun sequence genome:
- the LOC110943798 gene encoding uncharacterized protein LOC110943798, protein MNIYAPQSTNAKRALWEHIREQKTTCGVIWIILGDFDQVRSTDERRSCIFDPTSAADFNTFIYEANLAEYQMNGSKFTRWLDSGKKMSKLDRMLVCDKFWGLWPTASLRTLPRNLSDHCPLILITTTNDFGHIPFKFFNTWLSKPSLDGVVRSSVASFFCTGPPDVLLAEKLRSIKNAIKVWSKKNREDENRSLNTSADELKKLDLVCENRDLTENEREVYDDHKNNINMINDTRLKELHQKSRVK, encoded by the coding sequence ATGAATATTTATGCACCACAATCTACAAATGCAAAAAGAGCACTCTGGGAGCATATTAGAGAACAAAAAACAACATGTGGGGTTATTTGGATTATATTAGGGGATTTCGACCAGGTTAGATCTACCGATGAGAGAAGGAGCTGTATTTTCGACCCAACGTCGGCAGCGGATTTTAACACCTTCATATACGAAGCAAACCTTGCGGAATATCAAATGAACGGGTCTAAATTCACGAGATGGCTGGATAGCGGAAAAAAAATGAGCAAGCTAGATCGGATGTTGGTATGTGATAAATTTTGGGGCCTTTGGCCTACGGCATCGCTACGGACCCTCCCGAGGAATCTCTCGGATCATTGCCCGCTCATTCTCATCACTACAACCAACGATTTTGGCCATATACCATTCAAGTTCTTCAACACATGGCTCTCTAAACCGAGTCTTGATGGGGTGGTTCGCTCATCCGTGGCCTCTTTCTTCTGTACTGGCCCACCAGACGTCTTACTAGCAGAAAAATTAAGAAGCATCAAAAATGCAATCAAAGTTTGGAGTAAAAAAAACAGGGAAGATGAGAACAGAAGCCTCAACACCTCGGCTGATGAATTGAAAAAATTGGATTTAGTATGCGAAAATCGAGACCTAACAGAGAATGAAAGAGAAGTATATGATGATCATAAAAACAACATTAACATGATCAACGACACCCGACTCAAAGAACTACACCAAAAATCGAGGGTTAAATGA